In Hymenobacter volaticus, the genomic window ATCTCATCACTAGCTGCAGCAGTGCGAGTACGGGTAGAATAAAAAGAAAGGCATCGAACCGGTCGAGCAAACCGCCGTGCCCCGGCATGATCCGGCCGGAATCTTTAACACCGACACTGCGCTTGAGCATGGACTCGGCCAAGTCGCCTAGAGGACCAAAGACAGCCACTACACTAGCTACCACAAGGCGGTAAGTAATCGACAGTTCCGGAAGCAAATAGCCCATAGCCCACCCCATAGCCAACGTCAGCAGGAAACCACCAAGGGCGCCTTCCCAAGTTTTGCCAGGCGAAATTTTAGGAGCTAGCTTGTGCTTACCGAAGCTCTTGCCAGCAGCGTAGGCTCCAATATCAGACGACCAAACGAGCAGCAGCAACGCCAAGACGCGGCGGTAGTCGTAGCTAGTTGGCCCGTAGGCAATCAAGCTGAGAAAGCTCATGGGCAAGCTCACATACAGCAAGCCCAACAGATTAATACCAACGTTGGCAAACGGATTTATTTGTTGATTGATACGCGGCCAAGCATACATCTCGCGTGCAATCAGTAGCACTGGCAGTAGAATAATGATGCCGACTAGTATGGAACCAGCCAAGTAAAAATCGGCCGCTGCTACGGGTACAGCCTCTTCAGCTAAATGAGCGAATACGGTAAGCCCCAGAACACCCCCAAAAATCAGGACACTAATTCCCCCCCTAGCAACGCTGCTGGCTTGTAACCGGCTACTCGCATCATGCGGTAAAATTCCCACAACATGCGCATCTGCACTAGCCCGAAAAATGCCGCAAAGCTCCAGACGCTGTACCACACGCAGATTAGCAGCATAGCCGCCCCAATTACCCCAAAGAGTATGCGTTGGGCAAGGTTTGACATGGGTTTTTTGCCTGGCACGGTGGGTTCAGAGGAGGCGGTAGTAGCGGCGGTTTCGGACAAGGGTGTGGGAGTTGCTGGTTGTGTGAAATGGCTCGTGCGAACGGCCAGTTGAGCAGTGGATTTAATCGGTGGGAGCTGGCAGCACCGCCGAGCTAACTTCTCGCTAGCAAAAAATAGCCCGAAACTAGCTCTTCGTTACATCTACTCCCTCATGGTTGATGGTACGACCGATGATGGGAGCGGTATGAACTGCAGGATTAGCCACTCCACCACCACTAAGGGTGCGCAGTTGAGTGGGTAGCGGATCAGCCGTAGGGCGTAGGGTGTGGCGGTAGAGTTGCCAGAGCAAGGCCCCCGTTAGGAGCAGTGACAATAGCTGCAACCACCAGGGCAAGGCTTCGTTGGAATCAGGGTTAAAGGTTTCGCTGCTCATCAGTTGGCGCTGCTGCATGTAGAGCAGCACGATCTGGAAAGCATTTTGCGTGAAGTGCGCCGCCATTGGCACCAAGATATTGCCGCTCCACTCATATAGGTACCCGAGCACCAAACCCAATACAAAGCGGGGGACGAAGCCAAAGAATTGAAAGTGAATGGCGCTGAAAATAGCCGCCGCCAACCACACCCCTACGTGTCGTGAATTGAACCACTGCACAAGGTTGCGCTGAATCACGCCCCGAAACACCAATTCTTCACTAATAGCCGGCACAACCGCAATAACTATCAA contains:
- a CDS encoding CPBP family intramembrane glutamic endopeptidase, which produces MKGFVSSRLHPFANLLLLVGLMLLAACVAGFLMAVLSNLLFGVGLLEIGNVTNKPDTYANGWGVSMLTQGVFLFVGFGGAALALPLLTGYSWQEYFAPRRPVPYNWLLLAAGIILLSVPFMSGLVEWNAKAHFPGFLQGLEKDARELEDRAQVLTKYLTQFTTFGRFIVGLIVIAVVPAISEELVFRGVIQRNLVQWFNSRHVGVWLAAAIFSAIHFQFFGFVPRFVLGLVLGYLYEWSGNILVPMAAHFTQNAFQIVLLYMQQRQLMSSETFNPDSNEALPWWLQLLSLLLTGALLWQLYRHTLRPTADPLPTQLRTLSGGGVANPAVHTAPIIGRTINHEGVDVTKS
- a CDS encoding phosphatidate cytidylyltransferase → MAGSILVGIIILLPVLLIAREMYAWPRINQQINPFANVGINLLGLLYVSLPMSFLSLIAYGPTSYDYRRVLALLLLVWSSDIGAYAAGKSFGKHKLAPKISPGKTWEGALGGFLLTLAMGWAMGYLLPELSITYRLVVASVVAVFGPLGDLAESMLKRSVGVKDSGRIMPGHGGLLDRFDAFLFILPVLALLQLVMR
- a CDS encoding phosphatidate cytidylyltransferase; amino-acid sequence: MSETAATTASSEPTVPGKKPMSNLAQRILFGVIGAAMLLICVWYSVWSFAAFFGLVQMRMLWEFYRMMRVAGYKPAALLGGELVS